In Crinalium epipsammum PCC 9333, the following are encoded in one genomic region:
- a CDS encoding RNA-guided endonuclease InsQ/TnpB family protein, with the protein MPSFTSSPVGCTDSEVTARRSRKIRLFLNPEQKALLKQWLGVSRFVYNTTIKYLQEPDTKANWMGIKTGILNSLPDWTKSVPFQIKSIAIKDACLAVKAAKKGFKKDGQIRKFRFRSRKDTKQSIFIPKSAIKDCGIYHTILGRSKLKEALPASFSDGRLTLAYDEYYLVVTLYVQPEQTDNQGRLVALDPGVRTFMTFFSEQSFGFLGEDSNLFIQKLCFPLDKLVSRISKSPSQQKRRLKKAASRLRCKIKNLIKELHHKSAKFLVDNFDVILLPTFETSQMVSKSRRKLRNKSVRQMLTLSHYEFKTFLNWKAWEQSKTVVDCNEAYTSKTVSWTGEIIKNLGGARIIKSLSTGFKMDRDLNGARGIFLRALVDTPWLRSQLAS; encoded by the coding sequence TTGCCATCCTTCACGTCTTCTCCTGTAGGATGCACGGACTCCGAAGTTACAGCAAGAAGATCAAGGAAGATCCGACTATTCCTAAACCCTGAACAAAAAGCACTACTTAAACAATGGTTGGGAGTTAGTCGTTTTGTTTACAACACAACGATTAAATACTTACAAGAACCCGATACCAAAGCAAACTGGATGGGAATAAAAACTGGAATACTTAACAGTTTACCAGACTGGACAAAATCAGTACCTTTCCAGATTAAATCAATTGCTATCAAAGATGCGTGTCTTGCTGTTAAAGCAGCTAAAAAGGGTTTTAAGAAAGATGGGCAAATACGAAAATTTAGATTTCGGAGCAGGAAAGATACCAAACAATCAATTTTTATTCCCAAGTCTGCTATAAAAGATTGTGGAATTTACCATACAATCTTGGGTCGCTCAAAGCTGAAAGAGGCATTACCCGCAAGTTTCAGTGATGGTAGGTTAACTCTTGCTTATGATGAGTATTACCTAGTTGTTACTTTATATGTGCAACCAGAACAGACCGATAACCAAGGTCGTCTGGTTGCCTTAGATCCTGGTGTTCGCACGTTTATGACATTTTTTAGTGAGCAATCTTTTGGTTTTTTAGGTGAAGATTCTAATTTGTTTATCCAAAAACTATGTTTTCCTTTAGATAAATTAGTTTCAAGAATATCTAAATCACCAAGTCAGCAAAAGAGAAGACTTAAAAAGGCTGCAAGTAGACTTCGTTGCAAAATCAAAAACTTAATTAAAGAGTTACATCATAAATCAGCTAAATTCTTAGTTGATAACTTTGATGTAATCTTATTACCAACATTTGAAACTTCTCAAATGGTGTCTAAGTCTAGACGCAAGTTGAGAAACAAATCTGTTCGGCAAATGTTAACTCTTTCTCATTATGAGTTTAAGACTTTTCTTAATTGGAAAGCTTGGGAGCAGTCTAAAACTGTAGTTGATTGCAACGAAGCTTATACTTCTAAAACGGTGTCATGGACTGGTGAAATTATCAAAAATCTGGGAGGGGCGCGAATAATTAAATCGCTCTCCACCGGATTTAAGATGGATAGGGATCTAAATGGTGCGCGGGGAATTTTTCTCCGTGCATTGGTTGATACACCTTGGTTGAGAAGCCAATTAGCTTCTTAA
- a CDS encoding IS607 family transposase has product MAYIPLRKAVEFLGLHQHTLRKYADEGKIKSIKNEAGQRLYDVESYQRGATGTAVICYCRVSSAKQRDDLNRQVEFMRSGYPDAEIVKDIGSGLNFNRKGLQALLVRLMRGDKLTIIVACRDRLCRFGFELFEFMAQQNGGQIVVLDQSVHCPQTELTTDLLAILHVFSCRMHGLRSYSKKIKEDPTIPKP; this is encoded by the coding sequence ATGGCATATATACCACTCAGAAAAGCGGTCGAATTTCTGGGCTTGCATCAACACACTTTAAGGAAATACGCAGATGAAGGCAAAATCAAGAGCATCAAAAACGAAGCAGGACAAAGGCTCTACGATGTCGAGTCCTATCAACGTGGTGCAACTGGAACTGCCGTTATTTGCTACTGTCGAGTCAGTTCAGCCAAACAGCGAGACGACCTTAACAGACAAGTTGAATTTATGCGCTCCGGATATCCAGACGCAGAAATCGTCAAAGATATTGGATCAGGACTCAACTTCAATAGAAAAGGACTGCAAGCCCTACTGGTCAGACTTATGCGGGGAGATAAGCTCACGATTATTGTTGCCTGTCGTGACAGATTGTGCAGATTCGGATTTGAACTATTCGAGTTCATGGCACAGCAAAACGGTGGACAAATCGTGGTTCTTGACCAATCTGTTCACTGTCCGCAAACCGAACTTACAACAGATCTTCTTGCCATCCTTCACGTCTTCTCCTGTAGGATGCACGGACTCCGAAGTTACAGCAAGAAGATCAAGGAAGATCCGACTATTCCTAAACCCTGA
- a CDS encoding XRE family transcriptional regulator, protein MATTLKEKLEQLPHERREKINERATELVASYMTLQELRQALKLTQEKVAQLLNIDQANVSRLEKRSDLMLSTLREYVAAMGGDLQLVAKFPDRPPVTLVGIQDIKVEQQ, encoded by the coding sequence TTTGAAAGAAAAACTGGAACAGTTGCCCCATGAGCGACGCGAAAAGATCAACGAACGGGCAACAGAGCTAGTAGCATCCTATATGACACTGCAAGAGCTTAGACAAGCACTTAAACTTACACAGGAGAAAGTAGCACAACTCCTGAACATAGACCAGGCAAATGTTTCAAGGCTGGAGAAGCGTAGTGATTTAATGCTCTCGACTTTGCGAGAATACGTTGCAGCAATGGGAGGCGACTTACAGCTTGTTGCCAAGTTTCCTGATCGTCCGCCTGTTACTTTAGTTGGGATTCAGGACATTAAGGTAGAGCAACAGTAA